From a region of the Zingiber officinale cultivar Zhangliang chromosome 10B, Zo_v1.1, whole genome shotgun sequence genome:
- the LOC122029435 gene encoding benzaldehyde dehydrogenase, mitochondrial-like — protein MAARWIASSLLSRSRSRFSPRSPDYFVGLKDRFDGSVSGILPRFSTAAAVEEPIAPPVQVNYNQLLINGKFVDSASGKTFPTMDPRTGEVIAHVAEGGIEDINRAVSAARQAFDEGPWPKLTAYERSRIIYRFADLIEKHNDEIAALETWDNGKPFEQAAQIEIPMLARLMRYYAGWADKIHGLIVPADGPHHVQVLYEPIGVCGQIIPWNFPLLMYAWKVGPALACGNTVVLKTAEQTPLSALFVSKLLHEAGLPDGALNVVSGFGPIAGAALASHMDVDKLAFTGSTNTGKVVLELAARSNLKPVTLELGGKSPMIIMDDADVDKAVELAHFALFFNQGQCCCAGSRTFVHERVYDEFVAKAKARALNRVVGDPFRNGVEQGPQIDEDQFNKILHYIKCGVDDGATLEAGGDRLGTKGYYIRPTVFSNVEDGMRIASEEIFGPVQSILKFKDLDEVIRRANNSCYGLAAGVFTNNLDTANTLTRALKAGSIWINCFDVFDAAIPFGGYKMSGHGREKGIESLKGYLQVKSVVTPLKNPAWL, from the exons ATGGCGGCTCGGTGGATTGCGTCCTCTCTGCTATCGCGCTCTCGCTCGCGTTTTTCCCCTCGTTCTCCTGACTACTTTGTGGGATTAAAAG ATAGATTTGATGGTTCTGTGTCTGGAATTCTTCCAAGATTCAGCACGGCTGCCGCAGTTGAAGAACCGATTGCACCACCAGTTCAAGTAAACTATAACCAGCTTCTAATCAATGGAAAGTTTGTGGACTCGGCTTCAG GAAAGACATTCCCGACGATGGATCCTAGGACTGGGGAAGTAATTGCTCATGTTGCTGAAGGCGGCATTGAAGATATCAACAGAGCAGTTTCTGCTGCTCGCCAGGCTTTTGATGAAGGACCTTGGCCCAAGTTGACAGCTTAT GAAAGATCCCGCATAATTTACCGTTTCGCAGATCTGATTGAGAAACACAATGATGAGATTGCTGCACTTGAGACTTGGGACAACGGGAAGCCTTTTGAGCAGGCTGCCCAAATTGAAATTCCAATGCTTGCACGTTTGATGAGATATTATGCTG GGTGGGCAGACAAGATACACGGGCTCATTGTGCCAGCTGATGGCCCACATCATGTGCAGGTTCTCTATGAACCAATTGGTGTTTGCGGACAGATTATTCCCTGGAATTTTCCACTTCTTATGTATGCTTGGAAGGTGGGACCTGCTTTAGCTTGTGGAAATACTGTTGTATTGAAGACTGCAGAGCAAACTCCTTTATCTGCGCTCTTTGTGTCAAAACTATTGCATGAG GCTGGTCTTCCTGATGGTGCTCTCAATGTGGTTTCTGGATTTGGTCCAATTGCTGGTGCAGCTCTTGCGAGTCACATGGATGTTGACAAG CTTGCTTTTACTGGATCTACCAACACCGGCAAAGTTGTACTCGAACTGGCTGCGAGGAGCAATCTTAAGCCTGTGACTCTTGAGCTCGGGGGAAAGTCTCCTATGATCATAATGGATGATGCCGATGTTGACAAGGCTGTGGAGCTTGCACACTTTGCTTTATTCTTTAACCAG GGACAATGCTGCTGTGCTGGGTCTCGCACATTTGTGCACGAGCGTGTATACGATGAGTTTGTAGCAAAAGCTAAAGCTCGTGCTCTAAACCGTGTTGTTGGTGACCCCTTCAGAAACGGTGTCGAGCAAGGGCCTCAG ATTGATGAGGATCAATTCAACAAGATCTTACACTACATAAAATGTGGAGTTGATGATGGCGCCACCCTCGAGGCAGGAGGCGACCGTCTAGGTACCAAAGGCTATTACATTAGGCCTACTGTCTTCAGCAATGTAGAG GACGGGATGAGGATAGCGAGCGAAGAGATCTTTGGCCCAGTCCAGTCGATCCTTAAGTTCAA GGATCTTGATGAGGTCATTCGAAGGGCGAATAATAGTTGCTATGGCCTTGCTGCCGGAGTGTTTACTAACAATCTCGATACCGCAAACACCTTGACGCGCGCCTTGAAAGCTGGATCTATTTGGATCAACTGCTTCGATGTCTTTGACGCCGCAATTCCCTTCGGCGGCTACAAGATGAGCGGCCATGGACGGGAGAAGGGAATCGAAAGTCTCAAGGGCTACTTGCAGGTCAAGTCAGTTGTCACTCCCTTGAAGAACCCTGCGTGGTTGTGA